Proteins encoded in a region of the bacterium genome:
- a CDS encoding flagellar protein FlaG encodes MDTGLNVQQVVGGAVPKPQPVPLPSGGGAPAVESAPAPQTAAAPPPPPPRPEVDLEQVRKVVEDLNRRLDFNKFQAKVTVAEGTNRLIVQIQARETGKVVRQLPPEGILLFAEKLRESGVSGLLHDT; translated from the coding sequence ATGGATACAGGGCTGAATGTTCAGCAAGTTGTCGGTGGAGCGGTGCCCAAACCGCAGCCGGTGCCCCTGCCCTCGGGCGGTGGCGCTCCGGCCGTGGAATCCGCGCCTGCGCCGCAGACGGCGGCAGCCCCTCCTCCGCCTCCTCCGCGGCCTGAAGTGGATCTGGAACAGGTCAGGAAAGTTGTCGAGGACCTGAATCGGCGGCTGGATTTCAATAAATTCCAGGCCAAGGTCACCGTAGCCGAGGGGACCAACCGGTTGATCGTTCAAATTCAGGCACGGGAGACGGGCAAAGTTGTCCGCCAGCTGCCGCCGGAGGGCATTTTGCTCTTCGCGGAGAAGCTGCGCGAGAGTGGGGTAAGCGGCCTGCTGCACGATACGC